AAGTAACGCACCGCCACGCACATGTAGGCGCCGTGGGAGACAACCAGCGCGTGGGCGTGGAGGGCCCCTATGCCGTCATCAAGCCCCCCCTCAGCAGAGGAGACatcagcgccccctgcaggccagTGCTCTGCCCCGATCTGCTGCAGCATTTTCTCCATGAACTGCTGGACCCGCAGCTTCACCTGGAGAAGCCAAAATCTGGATTATTCATCCTGTCATCAGAGGAAAATGGGGCTTTTTTCACTCATATTTTCACcctgttattcattcatttataaatgtcagtttcaaactaaatatttaagctaaatatttagtttgaaactatATTTACTTAGTAAGCTAATGTTGCACACTCGAACAAAAGTGATGTCGAGACATGCGGTGGTTGTAAATTTcctttactttcatttttttctgaaaatacaaacaatattcATAAATCAGACGTGCGtcacaaaatggctgctgtgtTCTACTGAGCTTACGCTCTTCAACACAGAAACTTAGGACCCAAggacctgagtgaagttggcccccccaccttcttcaaatcagacaaaattagagtcaaacgtttgtgctggtttgtgcagcaaaaattttcgtttgtgctgctatcattttaaagatataaagaaatgtttttagaggtcatcaaaggtcaaccagcccccccaccttcttcaaatcagacgaaatgggtgtcaatcaactcggctacgtttgtgctggtttgtgcagcaaagattttcatttgtgcagctatcattttaaagatattaagaaaaaagttctaggggtcatcagaggtcaaccagcccccccaccttcttcaaatgaGACGAAATGGAGTTATGTTGGTTGATAAAGGTCTTTCAACATGGATAAcaccaaaaataacatttcatgcACCAGAAGGGCAACTTTGAGTGCATGATGACACTCAAAAAATATAAAGGTTGAATGTAGTGTTATTTAAACAGATTAAGCTGTTATTGTAAAATGTTGTTGAAAGTTCTGTGCTATGAATTGTAAAGCCAGATAATCCAGATAAATAAAAGTCATTTGTTAACAATTGTGATCATGAGTTGGTCATAATGGAATAACTGAAGCTTCTCTGCTTTAAGTTTTCAGTCATATGTTCAAAGCAAAACCAGCCGCTTGACATCAAAAGGTTTCAACTGTAATTGATATCTTCAAAGCCGAAGCAgcacaaatgaacatttttgctgcacaaaccagcacaaacgtttgacaccaattttgtctgatttgaagaaggtgggggggccaacttcactcaggtgacCCAAGGCTGCCCTAAGCGCCTGTTCAAAACTCATTTCACTCTCAGCCAGAATAGTTACCAACATATATATGAATGTTCAGCTTAACGTGGACACTGAAAAACAGTGATTTTAGATAGATAATTATTTTCCTAGCACCCACCCGCTGTAAACACGTGTTTGGATAAAGAACTTATGGGCTgtctgctgccacctagtggccAGTCGCTGAATGACTAACAGATTCCTGACCTGATCTGGAGTCTCGCCCTCCGGAGGGGTGAAATCCAGGAACGGTTCCCCCGCCGCCCTGGCCATGTCTCTGAGGTCCTCAACCCGTCCGCCTTCTGCGACCCCAAAACTCTGGGAAATAACGAGgcattcacacaaaaaaagctttAGCATTCTTCAATTAAACCTTTTATCTGGAGAACCTATTTCCATCAGAAATCACCTACTTTCTCTTTTAGTAAAGGGTCACACACCATCTGGAGCCGCAGACAGCTGCTGTTCTGCTGCATGATCTTCTCAGCAGTCTGCAGGTCAAATCAAAGCAGacaataatgatgatgatgatgttgaaGCTCCTGAAACATCAGCGCCCTTTATTGGATCAGAAACATGTTGAAGTCTGAAGGTTGGTCTCCTGTGATCAGAGCGCCTTCAACATGTCTGCTGTGATTCCCTCATGGCTGAGAACTCTGCTACTGATTTGGTGactccattttatttttcagagtaAAGGAGCTCAACAAAAGTTTTATGCTATATATTTCAAGTGAGAATCTCTTGAAGCCCTCTTGAGTTTTATGACCGAAAGTTTGTGGGTACGAATACTTCTGGAACGAACTGTACACTCAAACCTTCACACTGTAAACAAGCCTCCGGCCACCAGGAGGCAGCAGTGCTCAGACTAATCAACAGGCTGCCTGTTGAACCCAGCAGAAGAAGAAGCCTACCAACGTTTGTGACgtggaaacaaaatggcagcagagggaAGGAAAGTGAGTCCGATGAAGAATTAAGGCAAGacagagattttcttttttaaatacaataattatattgtataatatttacattataaataaagatgaaatattACCAGAAGGAAGATGCAAAATTACAAGGAAAaactagaaaatgtctgaagaaaTTTAAGCGGGGCccgccaaagtgtgcccgttgGTTggaacccagcgttctgatgctaaaaattagcatcaatgctaaactTAGCCAAAGTATagtcaatagcatgtggagaatcaaaagcatgttgactaacatggacttaTGCCATTaagtatgttaaaattagtgtataagttaaaattagccaaaatgctaatgttagcagaCAGAATTCTGTCTGTTCTGAACAAAGCAGTCCGAACAACTTCTTCCGGTTAAGGATCCGTAAGAGCGATCCTCAAACCGTTTGAAGTGTATAAGAGTGCCATTTTTCGTCTCCCATAGTAACACAATTCATATCTGTAGCTCTCTCCACACTAACCTGATAGTAAAGGCCTGAGAGGaatattcaggtttttattttgaaattttcagtaagctttattttaaagttctACACTAATCCTATGattaacagtgtttgggttaaatcagttatataatgcccaAAACATTCTGCTCAGCCCGCCTCTGTAGGCACtgagtgtccgccatgttgtagttctgaccttcagtcattgtagttctaaagagcagctggACCTTCAGCCAACactgagagagacagagaggttGGAAAACAATTCTGtctttgtgagacacccagtccgtttttctgaaaaaagcaGTCCGAACAACTCCTTCCAGTTTGGGAACCGTGATACGTATTCGAAAACCGTTCAAAGCGTATGAGAGTGCATTTTGTTGTCTCTCATAGTACCGCAATTCATACCTGTAACTCACTCACAGTAATAGCAGAGATGAGAGAAAAATGGTGTGTGCTGAGCTCTGaaagttttcagaaaaatgAATGGCTGAGAGCGTCAGTTATCCTGGCGCATGActtcgctctgaagcaccttgacagaaaaccgtaaggcctagagaaatttcgaaaacattttgcGGGAGCAGGCATTTGGTGTGATGTCATGACCGGCTTTCATACCAGTAGAGCGATATTTGTTGGCGTGacggcgatttcaaaattattttgggggtCAAAAATCCACTCCGTTTCTCACTGTAACGGCGCGGCAGTTGGTGTCACTTACactctgcgtttcggcagttggaaattttgctcattttttgctttttacgtcgccattgTAACTCCAATccccaataaaaatattagctcCCTCCTTGGCATCAAGCCGCACGTCTTGATACCATTTTTGAGGGGcacacgcagcggtacgagccgcattaacggtaaTGGAagattactaaataaataaagagacatCGTATAGGTGCCTGCCAGGCATTACATATTATATTACCTATGTAATGCCTGGCAGGCCCCAAACATTTTGTTGAGAAAATCCTTGAGCAGCTCAGTTCATGGACTCAGTGGTTTTcttaatttgatgctgatgtgtttaaagttttagtattttcttattttaaaatccaatacCAAATATACCTGAGCAGTCTTCATTTTAACTTAGTTTTATAGGCAGGGACagattttattgtcattcaactgtacaattaaaaatgtacaaattgtaagaaattttgttgcaaggcttcaataataataaataaataataataagtaataGTAAAAGGATCGACATAAATGTATATAATAAAAGATTGAAGTAATGGCAGTTTATCATCCTTATGGCATGAGAGATGGAGCTGCTGAACCTTTTCCCCTGACCCTGCTGAGGGCGAAGGATCCTGGAGCGGCGTCGAGAAAACTCAGTCCCAGTGATTCTGTCTGCTGTCGTCACGACGCCAGTCAGAGTTTAGATGATCCAAACAGGCAGAGATGCTGCTGTCAGTTTGTTCTCTGCAGGAAGTGGTGAGGATGACAGGAGGTTTGTTCTCCTCATCCGACGTAAAAACTGCAGACGTTGCTGAGCTTTCTTCACCAGACCAGAGATTTGGAGGAACCAGGTCAAAGCGCCAATAATCTGCATCCCCAGGAATTTGATGTTCTCATTACatagtgattatgaaaatagaaatttattctggtaataataaaaaactctTGTTTGGCCCACATTGTGGTAAAGTGACTGGCAGCAGAAAAGACCAAAAGTAAGACAAAGTCTGCGTAACCATCTGGTTTATCATGAATGAAAaactttaagttttatttttaatacatcaGCTTTGATAATCAGGTAATAACCAGACAAATAAATACTATCAGATTCACAATAGTATTTCAACTCTGGGTCTTGAAAACATGCTTGATGGTCATGGAGGGAATAACGAAGAACCAGTGCATAAAGTTCTGCTGCAGATCGGGTCTGACCTGCCGGGCGCGCCGCATGTCGCTGCTGAACACGTTGCTGAAGCCAACGTCTCTGAGGTAAGAGCCTGCAGCCGCGGCCTGCTGCAGACCCGCTTCTGACAGGGAGGAGTCCACGGCCTGGCCTAGgaaatggatcagaaccagaggattcagaaccagaggaatcagaaccagaggaatcagaaccagaggaatcagaaccagaggaaatcataaagatgctgcagatcttccTCCTACCTTGTAACAGTCCTGCCTTGTTGTACTCTGTCTCTCCGCTGCACAGAACAGAAGGTTGATGGGAgtcatcatccatcatccatccatccatcatccatccgtcatccatccatcatccatccatcatccatccgtcatccatccatcatccatccgtcatccatccatcatccatccgtcatccatccatccatcacccCCCAGCCCCTCCCCTCTGACTGAGTTATCAATAACAGTAAAGTCGTGTTGATTCTGCCACCTTGTGGTGAATGTGCGCTACAGCAGTGTTCACTGGGCTGACCATTAAAACCAGTATTATGAACTGGGAAGCAGtaaaagctgcttctccatgctGACTGGGTCCCATTGAGTTCTGACCTGGAGCGTTACCATGACTACCGGACACCTGCTGCGTTGCTTCATGCGACAGGAGACATGCAACCAGGTGCAGCCGGttcaccaacacacacacacacacacacacacacccccacacacacacacacccacacacacacacagagcagggCACCTACTGCCGAACCAGGGTGAGTCCGACCCGCAGCGCCTTCATCCTGCAGCCGCTCCGCTCCTGGGTCGGGGCGTCCTACCAGAGGTCAGTCTGCCCACGTCCAGCCTCTGCGTGAACTCTGACCCCTTCAAACCGGAGCAGCGCCCGGCTGTGACGTGGGAGGAACATGACGCACgccttccaaaataaaactccGAAAAGTGAGGCAgacatttatagatttattctggttctggtgcaTTTCCTAAACAATCAAactataaaacatgttttaaaacctaCAGAAAGGAGCAAAGCGTTCATTCCTCTAAACCAGTGGTCTCCAACCTTTTAttaccgcggaccggtcaagacttggcaGTTTTGCTGCAGCCGGGGGTTTGGGGGGgaaatgcttctgcatgttggtgttcccACTAaagcctttttgttttattgccccgattttccctttaCGACAGTCTTCCAGCGTCCTGCAGCGTGTGCTGTGTAACGTGGTGATGTGTTGAATATGTCCGATCTACAATCGTTCATATTCAACTTTGTCTCGGCCCGATTAtccagcctgtggggtttttacTGACTGGGAGCgaaacgcagcctgttgaatgtgacagatagccaatcagaaagcgcggtgacgtaagaacggaggggATCCCAGACAGTTGTCATGGCAACTGAGACATCagaggtgatatgtggaaatgtttattactatatgtaaatgtcatttttatatatgtttattatatgtggttatgattattcagttaaaatgttaactatgataaaacataactcacctccaaatcatagagCAGCAAATAGAGCAGCTGCTccgccatcttttatcaaacatcttttctttttgttttttatcgcttaaaatgagccacaaactatcactgctgcttctacatcgtcatcctgtttgattattctaaattcatgtttggtctgttgggggttttactggattttcttctggaatcggttCTGTGGTGTGTTGCTGCTGGACTCACGAaccgaccgaacctgttggacttttatcggctctgtggtcacagaggtcTGGAAAATCGGCCCACAATCCTTAAAtggtgtgaaccagacctaaaactcacaaactCCTCTCGTCTCGTCTCtccactgccctaacgctctctgactctggtcgctatggtaacgtttaatatcccttcaaaataagatacagatgcgccacaaaaacaaacattttactttggtGAAAACTTTAACTCAGGATAACGACtaatggagccctgagcttgtttctctgcaaccagacGGTCCATCTGGGAGAGACGAGAGACGATGAGACCGGAAGTGTTGCTGATGCTCAGGGTTCTTGGTCTCTAGTGGAGAAGCAgcttgaagcttcattgcctcattaacatccggtcaccatatcatgcagagcttggactgtgggaatcacctgccgggataaatccatc
Above is a window of Xiphophorus hellerii strain 12219 chromosome 2, Xiphophorus_hellerii-4.1, whole genome shotgun sequence DNA encoding:
- the tigara gene encoding putative fructose-2,6-bisphosphatase TIGAR A isoform X2, giving the protein MKALRVGLTLVRHGETEYNKAGLLQGQAVDSSLSEAGLQQAAAAGSYLRDVGFSNVFSSDMRRARQTAEKIMQQNSSCLRLQMVCDPLLKEKSFGVAEGGRVEDLRDMARAAGEPFLDFTPPEGETPDQVKLRVQQFMEKMLQQIGAEHWPAGGADVSSAEGGLDDGIGALHAHALVVSHGAYMCVAVRYFVEELRCSAPTGCDRKRMFSLSPNAGICRFNLTVARQGARFVVSGMRCVFIHRVGGAKQDE
- the tigara gene encoding putative fructose-2,6-bisphosphatase TIGAR A isoform X1, with translation MDDGWMMDGWMMDDDSHQPSVLCSGETEYNKAGLLQGQAVDSSLSEAGLQQAAAAGSYLRDVGFSNVFSSDMRRARQTAEKIMQQNSSCLRLQMVCDPLLKEKSFGVAEGGRVEDLRDMARAAGEPFLDFTPPEGETPDQVKLRVQQFMEKMLQQIGAEHWPAGGADVSSAEGGLDDGIGALHAHALVVSHGAYMCVAVRYFVEELRCSAPTGCDRKRMFSLSPNAGICRFNLTVARQGARFVVSGMRCVFIHRVGGAKQDE